The following proteins are co-located in the Abditibacteriaceae bacterium genome:
- a CDS encoding DUF58 domain-containing protein, with product MSADSSAMRRSSPTRPHHTMRITLGVALVFTLLVASIFPTPPLMFMAALLAAAPIVGSLAGRFFARGLRVSRSLPTIGTVGDAATGRLVLHNVSAIPSFFVRFASGENDAVQLLDEPETVVPILSRHGEMSFTPRWHLRQRGIWSVPPACTGVFDPLGLFASLEPRTAPHSITVLPRPIPISRLGFLAGNTQGLQSPHYAVAVSDATDFHGIRPWQPGDSGRRVHWKSTARTGVPHIIEWEDALSSDITLLLDTAAPRNAQWLEAAITGAASIAAHVLENGHRFDLFCWQSADATSEEGAAVLCHHQACSANSLNATLLFLAGLQAFPSGSVNDLAASMLKQSNGGGAVLLSSTRNDWQAAASTLKSQAAMVTALLLDADSFEQHPNHARGWNSTALDEAPPGMRGAASGVQVRIARNGDSLGAWLEQ from the coding sequence ATGAGCGCTGATTCCTCCGCCATGCGGCGTTCATCGCCGACCCGCCCGCATCACACGATGCGGATTACGCTGGGCGTCGCGCTCGTTTTTACACTTCTGGTGGCGTCGATTTTTCCCACGCCGCCGCTTATGTTTATGGCGGCGCTTTTGGCTGCGGCGCCGATTGTCGGTTCGCTTGCGGGCCGTTTTTTCGCGCGCGGCTTGCGCGTTTCGAGGTCGCTTCCAACCATTGGTACCGTAGGCGATGCAGCAACGGGCCGTTTAGTCTTGCACAACGTTTCAGCAATTCCTTCGTTTTTCGTGCGCTTCGCGTCGGGCGAAAACGACGCCGTTCAGCTTCTCGATGAGCCGGAAACAGTTGTGCCTATTTTGTCTCGACACGGCGAAATGTCGTTCACTCCGCGTTGGCACTTGCGACAGCGCGGCATCTGGAGTGTGCCGCCCGCGTGCACCGGCGTGTTCGACCCGCTCGGTTTATTCGCTTCGCTCGAACCGCGCACCGCACCACACAGCATTACGGTTCTGCCGCGCCCGATTCCTATTTCACGTTTGGGCTTTCTCGCGGGCAATACGCAGGGCTTGCAGTCGCCGCATTATGCAGTTGCCGTTTCCGACGCGACCGATTTTCACGGCATTCGTCCGTGGCAACCCGGCGACAGCGGACGGCGCGTGCATTGGAAAAGCACCGCACGCACCGGAGTTCCGCATATTATCGAATGGGAAGATGCGCTTTCGAGTGACATCACACTTCTGCTCGATACCGCCGCGCCGCGCAACGCGCAGTGGTTGGAAGCGGCGATTACCGGAGCGGCGTCGATTGCGGCGCACGTCCTGGAGAACGGTCATCGCTTCGATTTATTCTGCTGGCAAAGTGCGGACGCGACTTCTGAAGAGGGCGCAGCCGTGCTGTGCCATCATCAGGCGTGCAGCGCGAATAGCCTCAACGCCACTCTGCTTTTTCTCGCTGGCCTTCAGGCGTTTCCCTCTGGCTCGGTAAACGACCTGGCCGCTTCGATGCTCAAACAATCGAATGGAGGAGGAGCCGTTTTGCTTTCCTCCACGCGCAACGACTGGCAAGCTGCAGCAAGCACGTTGAAATCGCAGGCCGCGATGGTCACCGCATTGCTCTTGGATGCCGACAGCTTCGAACAACATCCAAATCACGCGCGAGGGTGGAATTCGACCGCACTTGACGAAGCTCCGCCCGGCATGCGCGGCGCCGCGAGCGGAGTTCAGGTGCGAATTGCACGCAACGGCGATTCGCTTGGAGCCTGGCTGGAACAATAA
- a CDS encoding AAA family ATPase, with protein MEKLRAEEAIEVRDAARAVVAHIERVLVGKRETVEKLVTSLFARGHVLIEDIPGVGKTTLAKAIATTVGGSFKRIQFTPDLLPGDVTGLTAYDPRSGEWSFKPGPVFANVVLADEINRATPKTQSALLESMEESQVTTDGITRALPRPFFVVATQNPVEYRGTYPLPEAQMDRFLMRLHLGYPQPAEEVEMLARHGAGIQVQPNSTVPRVIGAETKSEESAPVLTAERAQHIQDLVSRVHVSQAVREYIVALAHGTRGQYEVALGISPRGSLALQRAAQSAAAIAGREFVTPDDVKRLALPVLAHRLLMSGDAGRGHTAAESLLQRLLHEIPIPAMPR; from the coding sequence ATGGAAAAACTCAGAGCCGAAGAAGCTATCGAAGTGCGCGACGCGGCGCGGGCTGTTGTGGCGCACATCGAACGCGTTCTTGTCGGCAAGCGCGAGACGGTGGAGAAACTCGTGACGAGCCTCTTCGCGCGCGGCCACGTTCTCATTGAAGATATTCCGGGCGTCGGCAAGACAACGCTTGCCAAAGCGATTGCGACGACGGTTGGCGGCAGTTTCAAGCGCATTCAGTTCACGCCCGATTTGCTACCCGGCGACGTCACCGGCCTCACCGCTTACGACCCGCGCAGCGGCGAGTGGAGTTTCAAACCCGGGCCGGTGTTCGCCAACGTCGTCCTCGCCGACGAAATCAACCGGGCGACGCCGAAAACCCAGAGCGCCCTGCTCGAAAGCATGGAAGAAAGTCAGGTCACGACCGACGGTATCACGCGTGCACTTCCGCGTCCGTTTTTCGTGGTCGCCACGCAGAATCCAGTCGAGTATCGCGGCACGTATCCGCTTCCCGAAGCGCAGATGGATAGATTCCTGATGCGCCTTCATCTGGGTTATCCGCAACCGGCGGAAGAAGTCGAAATGCTGGCGCGGCATGGTGCCGGAATTCAGGTGCAACCGAATTCGACCGTACCGCGTGTCATTGGCGCCGAAACCAAAAGTGAAGAAAGCGCTCCCGTCTTAACCGCCGAACGCGCTCAGCACATTCAAGATTTGGTGTCGCGCGTTCATGTGTCCCAGGCAGTGCGCGAATATATTGTGGCGCTCGCTCACGGCACGCGCGGACAATACGAAGTTGCGCTGGGCATTTCGCCGCGCGGCAGCCTAGCGTTGCAGCGCGCAGCACAAAGCGCAGCGGCGATTGCGGGCCGCGAATTCGTCACACCCGACGATGTGAAGCGTTTGGCCCTGCCCGTCCTCGCGCATCGCCTGTTAATGAGCGGCGATGCGGGTCGCGGCCACACCGCCGCCGAAAGTTTGCTACAACGGCTGCTGCACGAAATTCCGATTCCGGCGATGCCCCGTTAA
- a CDS encoding DNA internalization-related competence protein ComEC/Rec2 has protein sequence MFPPLPHAIRSLSRMCCARPLLAAALAAGIGAALGNTAGAASGSFRDITIAPVLLGAIVCGVVLWLRASRRSFADIILALSTICVLFFVAGHQRQLPPQGDISRLVRGIVVPEGPQQRRALQLSGVVDAAPRTGDFGQEFPFSTDTGHVWVRTGREAKVQQGDALMMQAELADLPRIGNAGERQNTARLVAARCWAQARVQPKDLRVAQRAPVSFSAQLAMWRLQLQERYADSFRAQNRPYPHANAQLLSAMVFGDRGGEPLPPTLRESFRSAGLSHLLVASGTQVALLCALALGALRLIGVRGSWLMLGIVPILIFYALLTGGAASIWRATVAGGCVALAVSLGRPVDRVSLLALAFLALISLDVAQIHDIGFQLTFAATWGLAVLAPALRRGLDWLFFPNRLNEFFAATLGAQLATLPFLLFHFGRATPHAFAANALALPLTALLVGGGLLGLVFPPFNAVNYLLVNGVRGVAETVAAWPGAGAQSIPVSFNSVLVLAVLVSLMALFSTMNFDWLSDARVIWRDETRRLRPALRRNGIALIIIVLICGGIGVWRSAFVARDDTVRVALLDVGQGESIVITRGGRTVVIDCGTSSDEGRGDVGANVLVPFLQSRGVKRVDALVVTHADADHCNGIKALLREIPVTRVIDGAANRPAWTLAESPDYLALREEIARRRIPTQAASAGQTLSLGDAQLHFLAPLTPPLQGENNNAAVVMLEHHDVRMLLTADIEAAAEERLARREDVRCDLLKLAHHGSKTSSGELFLRAASPRTAMLSCGRYNSFGHPSPDVLARLAARGVKVFRTDRDGAVTAISDGRRIRIETFR, from the coding sequence GTGTTTCCTCCTTTGCCGCACGCGATTCGCTCGCTATCACGTATGTGTTGCGCGCGCCCGCTGCTTGCGGCGGCGCTGGCTGCCGGAATCGGGGCTGCGTTGGGCAACACAGCGGGCGCGGCGAGTGGAAGTTTTCGCGATATTACAATTGCACCTGTTCTCTTAGGAGCGATTGTTTGCGGCGTTGTCCTGTGGCTGCGTGCGTCGCGACGCTCTTTCGCCGATATTATTCTGGCGTTATCCACCATTTGCGTGCTTTTCTTTGTGGCAGGCCATCAGCGTCAGTTGCCGCCCCAAGGCGATATTTCCCGTTTAGTGCGCGGCATTGTCGTTCCCGAAGGGCCGCAGCAACGCCGCGCGCTGCAACTGAGCGGCGTGGTTGATGCCGCGCCGCGCACCGGCGATTTTGGGCAGGAGTTTCCATTCAGCACTGACACGGGCCACGTCTGGGTACGTACCGGGCGCGAAGCAAAGGTGCAGCAAGGTGACGCGCTTATGATGCAGGCCGAACTGGCCGATTTGCCGCGCATCGGAAACGCCGGAGAACGGCAAAACACTGCTCGACTTGTCGCCGCGCGTTGCTGGGCGCAAGCGCGCGTCCAGCCCAAAGATTTACGTGTGGCACAGCGTGCGCCTGTCTCCTTTAGCGCGCAACTCGCGATGTGGCGCCTTCAATTGCAAGAGCGCTACGCGGATTCGTTCCGTGCCCAGAATCGACCGTACCCGCACGCGAATGCGCAGCTTCTCAGTGCGATGGTATTCGGAGATCGCGGTGGCGAACCTTTGCCACCAACGCTCCGTGAATCGTTTCGCAGCGCCGGACTTTCGCACCTTCTCGTCGCTTCCGGGACACAAGTTGCGCTTTTATGCGCGTTGGCTCTGGGCGCTTTGCGTTTGATAGGCGTGCGCGGCTCATGGCTGATGCTCGGCATTGTTCCCATTCTCATTTTCTATGCGTTGCTCACCGGCGGCGCGGCGAGTATCTGGCGCGCGACAGTGGCAGGCGGGTGCGTGGCGCTGGCGGTTTCGCTGGGCCGTCCGGTCGATCGTGTTTCGCTTTTGGCGCTGGCATTTCTCGCCCTCATCTCTCTCGATGTCGCGCAGATTCACGACATTGGTTTTCAACTGACTTTTGCAGCGACGTGGGGCCTGGCGGTTCTGGCACCGGCTCTGCGGCGCGGCCTCGACTGGCTTTTTTTCCCGAACCGACTCAACGAATTCTTTGCCGCGACGTTGGGCGCGCAACTGGCGACTTTGCCGTTCCTGCTGTTTCATTTCGGTCGCGCAACGCCGCACGCCTTCGCCGCCAATGCCCTCGCGCTGCCTTTAACGGCTCTTCTGGTCGGCGGCGGGTTGCTGGGACTGGTGTTTCCACCGTTTAACGCTGTGAATTACCTTCTGGTAAACGGCGTGCGCGGGGTTGCAGAAACCGTAGCAGCGTGGCCAGGTGCAGGCGCGCAGTCGATTCCTGTTTCGTTCAACTCTGTTTTGGTTCTAGCCGTGTTAGTAAGTTTGATGGCGCTTTTTTCGACAATGAATTTCGACTGGCTAAGCGACGCGCGCGTTATCTGGCGCGATGAAACCCGCAGGCTGCGGCCTGCCCTTCGGCGCAACGGCATCGCGCTAATTATCATCGTGCTCATTTGCGGCGGCATCGGTGTGTGGCGCTCGGCTTTTGTGGCGCGCGACGATACCGTTCGTGTCGCGCTTCTCGATGTTGGACAGGGCGAAAGCATCGTCATCACGCGCGGCGGGCGAACAGTTGTTATCGATTGTGGAACATCATCCGACGAAGGGCGCGGCGATGTCGGAGCGAATGTGCTTGTGCCATTTCTCCAGTCGCGCGGTGTGAAGCGAGTCGATGCGCTTGTCGTCACGCACGCCGACGCCGATCATTGCAATGGAATAAAAGCATTGCTGCGCGAAATCCCTGTCACGCGCGTTATTGATGGTGCCGCGAATCGCCCCGCTTGGACACTCGCCGAAAGCCCCGATTATCTGGCGTTGCGCGAAGAAATTGCGCGCCGACGTATTCCCACGCAGGCCGCGAGCGCGGGACAAACCCTTTCGCTTGGCGATGCGCAGTTGCATTTTCTCGCGCCGCTTACGCCTCCGTTACAGGGCGAAAATAACAATGCCGCGGTCGTGATGCTGGAGCATCACGACGTGCGAATGTTGCTGACAGCCGACATTGAAGCCGCAGCCGAAGAGCGATTGGCGCGGCGCGAGGACGTGCGTTGCGATTTGCTTAAGCTGGCGCATCACGGCTCAAAGACGAGTTCGGGCGAGCTTTTCCTGCGCGCCGCGTCACCGCGCACCGCGATGCTCTCGTGCGGGCGTTATAATTCTTTTGGACATCCTTCTCCTGACGTTCTGGCTCGATTGGCCGCGCGTGGAGTGAAAGTCTTTCGCACCGACCGCGATGGCGCCGTCACCGCCATTTCCGATGGACGCCGCATTCGCATCGAAACATTTCGTTAA